In Heterodontus francisci isolate sHetFra1 unplaced genomic scaffold, sHetFra1.hap1 HAP1_SCAFFOLD_1527, whole genome shotgun sequence, a genomic segment contains:
- the LOC137363797 gene encoding proline-rich protein 14-like: LNKKEFSLEEIYTNKNYKAPTEKRSFETIFEEAGEEERAAGTDQSAETEAAVEFQDSSLPRKRKLRQRLRQAQRGPVWSRVLRSAMREPELELLLRQRLEELDALSAVEDNSDA; this comes from the exons ATTGAATAAGAAGGAGTTTAGTCTCGAGGAGATTTATACAAACAAGAACTACAAGGCACCAACTGAGAAACG GTCCTTCGAGACGATCTTCGAGGAAGCCGGTGAGGAGGAACGGGCTGCTGGTACTGACCAGTCAGCGGAGACTGAAGCGGCCGTGGAGTTCCAGGACAGCAGCCTACCCAGGAAGCGGAAGCTTCGGCAGAGACTGCGGCAGGCCCAGCGCGGCCCGGTTTGGTCCCGGGTCCTGCGCTCCGCCATGAGGGAGCCCGAGTTGGAACTGCTGCTCAGACAGCGTCTGGAGGAGCTGGACGCTCTGTCCGCAGTGGAGGACAATTCGGATGCGTAA
- the LOC137363795 gene encoding transmembrane protein 265-like isoform X3, giving the protein MTEQSARGLAERPGATPGQEETAVWLPQANGSVGEAPALRNGGGQREGARPAEAALDRCFWLSVCSVICGCSCVGIYALVNAVRAGENSRRGDVEEAGRCRRRAMKFSVLSFVACFLSVGFVLGFVTLVSYLIRVAR; this is encoded by the exons ATGACGGAGCAGTCGGCGAGAGGCCTGGCGGAGAGGCCGGGCGCCACCCCGGGGCAGGAGGAGACGGCCGTGTGGCTGCCGCAGGCCAACGGGAGCGTCGGGGAGGCGCCGGCGCTGAGGAACGGAGGCGGGCAGCGGGAAGGGGCGAGACCAGCTGAGGCCGCCCTGGACCGCTGCTTCTGGCTGTCGGTCTGCAGCGTGATCTGCGGGTGCTCGTGCGTGGGGATTTACGCTTTGGTCAACGCCGTAAGG GCTGGCGAGAACAGCAGACGAGGAGATGTGGAGGAAGCGGGGAGATGCCGGAGGAGAGCGATGAAATTCAGCGTCCTCAGTTTCGTCGCCTGCTTTCTCAGCGTGGGTTTCGTGCTGGGCTTCGTCACCCTGGTGTCCTATCTGATCCGTGTGGCCCGCTGA
- the LOC137363795 gene encoding transmembrane protein 265-like isoform X2 yields MWESSGGSALDLRAGKTDTFPRRTGWAMTEQSARGLAERPGATPGQEETAVWLPQANGSVGEAPALRNGGGQREGARPAEAALDRCFWLSVCSVICGCSCVGIYALVNAVRAGENSRRGDVEEAGRCRRRAMKFSVLSFVACFLSVGFVLGFVTLVSYLIRVAR; encoded by the exons ATGTGGGAGTCATCTGGCGGATCTGCTCTGGATCTCAGAGCTGGCAAAACAG ACACCTTTCCGAGACGGACCGGCTGGGCGATGACGGAGCAGTCGGCGAGAGGCCTGGCGGAGAGGCCGGGCGCCACCCCGGGGCAGGAGGAGACGGCCGTGTGGCTGCCGCAGGCCAACGGGAGCGTCGGGGAGGCGCCGGCGCTGAGGAACGGAGGCGGGCAGCGGGAAGGGGCGAGACCAGCTGAGGCCGCCCTGGACCGCTGCTTCTGGCTGTCGGTCTGCAGCGTGATCTGCGGGTGCTCGTGCGTGGGGATTTACGCTTTGGTCAACGCCGTAAGG GCTGGCGAGAACAGCAGACGAGGAGATGTGGAGGAAGCGGGGAGATGCCGGAGGAGAGCGATGAAATTCAGCGTCCTCAGTTTCGTCGCCTGCTTTCTCAGCGTGGGTTTCGTGCTGGGCTTCGTCACCCTGGTGTCCTATCTGATCCGTGTGGCCCGCTGA
- the LOC137363795 gene encoding uncharacterized protein isoform X1, which produces MSSGGGGGCTRLRERERESFRTFDASFFFPLSDTFPRRTGWAMTEQSARGLAERPGATPGQEETAVWLPQANGSVGEAPALRNGGGQREGARPAEAALDRCFWLSVCSVICGCSCVGIYALVNAVRAGENSRRGDVEEAGRCRRRAMKFSVLSFVACFLSVGFVLGFVTLVSYLIRVAR; this is translated from the exons ATGTCatcaggagggggtggggggtgcacgagactaagagagagagagagagagagcttccgAACATTTGACGCGTCTTTTTTTTTCCCACTTTCAGACACCTTTCCGAGACGGACCGGCTGGGCGATGACGGAGCAGTCGGCGAGAGGCCTGGCGGAGAGGCCGGGCGCCACCCCGGGGCAGGAGGAGACGGCCGTGTGGCTGCCGCAGGCCAACGGGAGCGTCGGGGAGGCGCCGGCGCTGAGGAACGGAGGCGGGCAGCGGGAAGGGGCGAGACCAGCTGAGGCCGCCCTGGACCGCTGCTTCTGGCTGTCGGTCTGCAGCGTGATCTGCGGGTGCTCGTGCGTGGGGATTTACGCTTTGGTCAACGCCGTAAGG GCTGGCGAGAACAGCAGACGAGGAGATGTGGAGGAAGCGGGGAGATGCCGGAGGAGAGCGATGAAATTCAGCGTCCTCAGTTTCGTCGCCTGCTTTCTCAGCGTGGGTTTCGTGCTGGGCTTCGTCACCCTGGTGTCCTATCTGATCCGTGTGGCCCGCTGA